In Chionomys nivalis chromosome 24, mChiNiv1.1, whole genome shotgun sequence, one genomic interval encodes:
- the LOC130865994 gene encoding allograft inflammatory factor 1-like, with translation MSVAVSNRFQGGKAFGLLKARQERRLAEINREFLCDQKYSDEENLPEKLAAFKEKYMEFDLNNEVEIDLMSLKRMMEKLGVPKTHLEMKKMISEVTGGVSDTISYRDFVNMMLGKRSAVLKLVMMFEGKANESSPKPAGPPPERDIASLP, from the coding sequence ATGTCGGTCGCGGTCAGCAACAGGTTCCAAGGAGGGAAGGCGTTCGGCTTGCTCAAAGCCCGGCAGGAAAGAAGGCTGGCGGAGATCAACCGGGAGTTCCTCTGTGACCAGAAGTACAGCGATGAAGAGAACCTGCCGGAAAAGCTCGCGGCCTTCAAAGAGAAATATATGGAGTTTGACCTGAACAATGAAGTCGAGATTGATCTAATGTCTTTAAAGAGGATGATGGAGAAGCTGGGGGTACCCAAGACCCATCTGGAGATGAAGAAGATGATCTCGGAGGTGACCGGAGGTGTCAGTGATACCATCTCCTACCGCGACTTCGTGAACATGATGCTGGGCAAGCGGTCGGCTGTCCTCAAACTGGTCATGATGTTTGAAGGAAAAGCCAATGAGAGCAGCCCCAAGCCAGCTGGCCCCCCTCCCGAGAGAGACATCGCCAGCCTGCCCTGA